A window of Maledivibacter sp. genomic DNA:
AGGGCATTTACCTTAGCCATTAATACATCTAGTGAAAATGGCTTTTGTACAAAATCATCTCCCCCCATATTTACCGACATTATTATATCCATATTGGTATTTCTTGAGGAAATGAATATAATGGGAACCTTTGAAACCTCCCTTATTTTATTACACCAATGAAACCCATCAAAGGTAGGAAGATTGATATCTAATAAAACCAAATGAGGATTAAACTCTACAAATGTGCTAAATACCAAATTAAAATCTTCAATAGCTAGTCCATTATAACCCCATCTTTCTACATTTTCTAGGATTATTTCTCTTATTTTTATATCATCCTCAACTATCATTATTTTAAACACTTTTGAGCCCCCATTCCATTTGCGGCATTATATTATATTATAACAAAACACAATGTAATAACCTAGGTTATAAGTTGAAATTTTATATATTATGTCATTGAGTAAATATATGAAGAAATTGC
This region includes:
- a CDS encoding response regulator transcription factor is translated as MFKIMIVEDDIKIREIILENVERWGYNGLAIEDFNLVFSTFVEFNPHLVLLDINLPTFDGFHWCNKIREVSKVPIIFISSRNTNMDIIMSVNMGGDDFVQKPFSLDVLMAKVNALLRRTYSYSSTESNVIEHDGVILNLKDNDIIYNEKKVELTNNEFKILYILIKNNGNVVSRDKIMRKLWEDESFVDDNTLTVNINRLRKKLSDIGVNDFIKTKRGQGYIIK